In Nostoc sp. CENA543, a single genomic region encodes these proteins:
- a CDS encoding sugar transferase, with translation MHNQKTIKRLFDILFASCVLFVTSPLIFIGALAVKLTSSGPAFYKAKRAGLGGKPFYMLKLRTMRVYTDTSDRKITDAVDDRITPVGKWLRKLKIDEFPQFWNVLIGDMSIVGPRPEDYDIVQNYYTAEQRRILKVRPGITSPVEVRWYPDLTYHDLPPEGVSIQEHYLKRHLPIQVNEGLRYIERQNIFLDLQIIFQTFYCILIHSWLPPKRQSIS, from the coding sequence ATGCACAATCAAAAGACGATCAAGCGTCTATTCGATATTCTTTTTGCAAGTTGTGTACTATTTGTTACCTCTCCACTAATCTTCATTGGAGCCTTGGCAGTAAAATTAACTTCTTCTGGCCCGGCTTTTTACAAAGCCAAACGGGCTGGATTAGGAGGTAAGCCATTTTATATGCTCAAGCTGCGAACCATGCGTGTTTATACAGATACCTCTGATCGCAAGATTACAGATGCAGTTGACGATCGCATTACTCCTGTTGGTAAATGGCTACGTAAACTCAAGATTGACGAATTCCCGCAGTTTTGGAATGTACTCATTGGAGATATGTCAATTGTGGGGCCGCGTCCTGAAGACTATGATATTGTGCAGAATTATTACACTGCGGAGCAAAGACGCATACTCAAAGTCCGCCCAGGTATAACTTCACCAGTTGAAGTGCGTTGGTATCCTGACTTGACTTATCACGATTTACCACCCGAAGGTGTATCAATACAAGAACACTATCTTAAAAGACATCTGCCCATACAGGTGAACGAAGGCTTGCGTTATATAGAACGGCAAAATATTTTTCTTGACTTGCAAATCATTTTCCAGACTTTTTACTGCATATTAATTCATTCCTGGCTACCTCCAAAAAGGCAGTCAATTTCTTAA
- a CDS encoding WbqC family protein, whose amino-acid sequence MSICVISQPRFFPGLHYLHRMMVADIFVIFDTVQFNPRHEENRAKLKTSQGTQWLTIPIHKVSREQLIRDTCISQNQPWQTKTARILQSIYSKTPHYKTYEQEILSIFTRPYASLTELNRASWEPALRLLGITCNFVLASEIPVTGKGPQLLLDICQYLGADTYLSGGFGKEYLDVAEFAAAGVEVRFHEYEYPIYEQQYGDFIPFLSYLDMLFNVDLDAEKIMAGGKIVAPNLSQAYSLSH is encoded by the coding sequence ATGTCTATTTGTGTGATTAGCCAACCAAGATTTTTTCCGGGACTCCATTATCTTCACCGCATGATGGTGGCGGATATATTCGTTATTTTCGACACAGTTCAATTTAACCCACGACATGAAGAAAACCGTGCCAAACTAAAAACTAGCCAAGGAACACAATGGTTAACTATACCAATACATAAAGTCAGTAGAGAACAACTGATTCGTGATACTTGTATTAGTCAGAATCAACCTTGGCAGACTAAAACAGCAAGAATACTTCAATCTATCTACAGTAAAACTCCACATTATAAAACTTATGAACAGGAGATATTGAGTATTTTCACAAGACCTTATGCAAGCCTAACTGAGCTGAATCGAGCTTCGTGGGAACCTGCATTAAGACTTTTAGGAATTACCTGTAATTTTGTTTTAGCTTCGGAAATTCCAGTGACAGGAAAGGGGCCGCAACTACTATTGGATATTTGTCAATATCTGGGCGCAGATACATACCTATCTGGCGGGTTTGGCAAAGAATATCTTGATGTTGCAGAATTTGCAGCAGCAGGAGTGGAGGTGAGATTTCACGAATATGAATATCCTATTTATGAACAACAATACGGCGATTTCATTCCCTTTCTTAGCTATCTAGATATGCTTTTTAATGTTGATTTAGATGCTGAAAAAATCATGGCTGGAGGTAAGATAGTTGCGCCTAATTTGAGTCAAGCTTATTCCTTATCACATTGA
- a CDS encoding ABC transporter permease, with amino-acid sequence MGIVLSNIIAIYRRELQSYFVSPLAYAIAGVFWFIAGLFLVMILLGPDGILPAVALIDAQGQQFGVPVPPIDVPYEFIRAFLDRMGWLLLFILPILSMGLYAEERKRGTLELLATSPVTNWAVAVGKLLGVVTFFTTLILPLMVFEAIAISSSNPPLAPTIPLLGHLGLILLASAILSLGMFISSLTDSTLLSAVFTFAVVILLLFIDLIARNIGGPIGEIVGHFSLLKHYNTLIQGIFDSSALVLFSSYIFLGIFLTAQSIDALRFQRQ; translated from the coding sequence ATGGGTATAGTCCTGAGTAACATTATTGCCATTTATCGCCGGGAGTTACAAAGTTATTTTGTCTCGCCTTTAGCATATGCGATCGCAGGCGTATTTTGGTTCATCGCTGGCTTATTTTTGGTGATGATTTTACTAGGGCCGGATGGCATCTTACCAGCCGTCGCCCTAATTGATGCACAAGGACAACAATTTGGCGTACCAGTCCCACCGATTGATGTACCCTATGAATTTATCCGAGCCTTTTTAGACCGTATGGGTTGGCTGTTGTTATTTATTTTGCCAATTCTGTCAATGGGACTCTACGCCGAAGAACGCAAACGCGGAACCCTAGAACTCCTAGCCACCTCCCCTGTGACTAACTGGGCTGTGGCTGTCGGCAAATTATTAGGAGTAGTGACATTTTTCACCACCTTAATTTTGCCGTTAATGGTATTTGAAGCGATCGCCATTAGCAGTTCCAACCCACCCCTTGCACCCACAATTCCCCTATTGGGACATTTGGGTTTAATCTTACTCGCCTCAGCAATTTTATCTTTAGGGATGTTTATTTCCTCCCTAACAGATAGCACCCTGCTTTCGGCTGTCTTCACCTTTGCTGTAGTAATATTGCTGTTATTTATTGACTTAATCGCCAGAAACATCGGCGGCCCCATCGGTGAAATCGTCGGTCATTTTTCCCTACTCAAACATTACAACACCCTCATTCAAGGCATCTTTGATAGCAGTGCTTTAGTTTTATTTAGTAGTTACATATTCTTAGGCATCTTCCTCACCGCCCAATCAATTGACGCGTTAAGATTTCAGAGGCAATAG
- a CDS encoding PIG-L deacetylase family protein, giving the protein MSKQILVIAAHPDDEILGIGGTIARHISQGDKVVIAFIADSGTARYEDETINLIKGCAIAAVSKLGIVETDIRFAGFADQILDTLPIIKITQWIEQVVQEIKPQIIYTHHRGDINRDHQVVHEATLTATRPYSASFVERILCYETPSATEWAGPYVENYFVPNVFVDISSHLENKLRAMSAYKTELRAFPHPRSLEALHTRAGYWGSIIGVAAAEPFMLVREIKR; this is encoded by the coding sequence ATGTCAAAACAGATTTTAGTGATTGCTGCACACCCCGACGATGAAATTTTAGGCATCGGTGGCACTATTGCGCGGCATATTAGTCAAGGTGACAAAGTTGTCATAGCATTCATAGCTGATAGCGGAACAGCACGGTATGAAGATGAAACTATCAATTTAATTAAAGGTTGTGCAATTGCAGCTGTGAGTAAGTTGGGAATTGTGGAAACCGATATACGATTTGCGGGTTTTGCCGATCAAATACTGGATACTTTGCCTATCATTAAGATTACACAATGGATTGAGCAAGTTGTGCAGGAGATTAAGCCACAAATTATATATACTCACCATCGCGGAGATATTAATAGAGATCATCAGGTGGTACATGAAGCAACTTTAACAGCTACTCGTCCCTATAGTGCATCCTTTGTTGAACGTATTCTTTGCTATGAAACCCCATCAGCTACTGAATGGGCTGGGCCTTATGTTGAAAACTACTTTGTCCCCAATGTTTTTGTCGATATTTCATCGCATCTGGAAAACAAATTAAGAGCGATGTCAGCATACAAGACTGAACTACGGGCGTTTCCTCACCCTCGTTCGCTAGAAGCTTTGCATACTCGTGCAGGTTACTGGGGAAGCATCATTGGTGTTGCTGCTGCCGAGCCATTTATGTTGGTGCGAGAAATTAAACGTTGA
- the purU gene encoding formyltetrahydrofolate deformylase: MSNSTATLLIYCPDQQGLVAKIANFIYANGGNIIHADQHTDFAAGLFLSRIEWQLDGFNLPRDLIGPAFNAIAQPLGAKWELHFSDTIPRIAIWVSRQDHCLYDLIWRQRAQEIAAEIPLIISNHPHLKTVADQFGIEFHHIPINKENKAEQEIQQLELLQKYKIDLVVLAKYMQIVSPDFINKFPQIINIHHSFLPAFVGANPYHRAFERGVKVIGATAHYATAELDAGPIIEQDVVRVSHRDEVEDLIRKGKDLERVVLARAVRLHLQNRVLVYGNRTVVFE, encoded by the coding sequence ATGAGCAATTCAACGGCGACTTTATTGATTTATTGTCCAGACCAACAGGGACTCGTCGCTAAAATAGCGAATTTTATTTACGCCAACGGTGGTAATATTATTCATGCTGATCAACATACAGATTTTGCCGCCGGTTTATTTCTCTCCCGCATTGAATGGCAACTAGATGGGTTTAATCTACCACGAGATTTAATTGGCCCTGCATTTAACGCTATAGCTCAACCTTTAGGTGCTAAATGGGAACTGCATTTTTCTGATACGATTCCCCGCATAGCCATTTGGGTTAGTCGTCAAGACCATTGTCTTTATGATTTAATTTGGCGACAACGCGCCCAAGAAATTGCGGCGGAAATTCCCCTCATTATTAGCAACCATCCGCATTTAAAAACAGTTGCAGACCAATTTGGGATAGAATTTCATCATATTCCCATTAATAAAGAAAATAAAGCAGAACAAGAAATTCAACAACTAGAACTACTACAAAAATACAAAATTGATTTAGTAGTTTTAGCTAAATATATGCAAATTGTTAGTCCAGATTTTATTAATAAATTTCCGCAAATTATTAATATTCACCACTCATTTTTACCCGCATTTGTAGGAGCAAACCCCTATCATCGCGCCTTTGAAAGAGGCGTTAAAGTTATTGGTGCAACTGCTCACTATGCCACTGCGGAATTAGATGCAGGGCCGATTATTGAACAAGATGTAGTGAGAGTCAGCCACCGTGATGAAGTAGAAGATTTAATCAGAAAAGGCAAAGATTTAGAAAGAGTCGTATTAGCCAGAGCAGTACGTCTCCACCTCCAAAATCGTGTGTTAGTGTACGGTAATCGTACAGTAGTCTTTGAATGA
- a CDS encoding Gldg family protein has protein sequence MTTIKQKQLWKYLFLLGPFFTAAGLTTGLVADSWGVVPLVLLILGITICVLWLVWQSQRSQWWKQRSTQAGANALVATIAVLVIVGLINFLSTRYQLRADLTDTQLFSLSPQSQELVRQLNQPLKIWVFDVTQNPQDRELLENYRRQSGKFQFEYVDPQSRPGLAEKFGVKDYGEVYLESGEKRQLVQSVNVNERLSEIKLTNKLQQLYSDRTTKVYFLQGHGEHPITGGEGGITQAVQGLSDRNYTATALNLTTNAKVPDDANVVVVAGPKKELFPAEVKALQDYLNRGGNVLLMIDPNTNPNLNSLLQEWGVSLDNRLAVDVSGAGVGLGPAAPIITSYGQHPITKDFGNGISFYRLARPLQITPVAGVQSTPLLQTKPYPDSWAESDLQSEKLEFNPDKDIKGPLTLGVALTKKISTTPPVTPTPQSTATPTTSPTPLPTTTTASPTPTPTTPPTPQSTATPTTSPTPLPTTTTQPSPTPTATSPDAQQPEAPAKESRLVVIGNSDFATDNIFKQQLNGDVFLNSVTWLSQQDQQPLSIRPKEPKNRRINISIAQANFLTLSALIVLPLIGFISAAAVWWKRR, from the coding sequence ATGACTACCATTAAACAAAAACAACTTTGGAAATATTTATTTTTACTAGGGCCGTTTTTTACGGCGGCTGGTTTAACTACTGGGTTAGTAGCTGACAGTTGGGGCGTTGTTCCCCTAGTGCTGCTAATTTTAGGGATTACTATCTGTGTATTGTGGTTGGTTTGGCAAAGCCAGCGCAGTCAGTGGTGGAAACAACGTTCTACCCAAGCTGGTGCTAATGCTTTAGTTGCAACTATCGCTGTGTTGGTAATTGTTGGTTTAATTAATTTTCTTTCCACGCGTTACCAATTACGCGCAGACTTAACAGATACGCAATTATTTAGCCTGTCACCACAATCACAGGAATTAGTGCGTCAACTCAATCAACCTCTGAAAATTTGGGTGTTTGATGTCACTCAAAATCCTCAAGATAGGGAACTGTTAGAAAATTACCGTCGCCAAAGTGGTAAATTTCAGTTTGAGTATGTTGACCCTCAAAGTAGACCAGGATTAGCAGAAAAATTTGGTGTGAAAGATTATGGCGAAGTTTATCTAGAATCTGGCGAGAAGCGGCAACTAGTGCAATCAGTTAACGTTAATGAACGTCTTTCAGAGATTAAGTTAACAAATAAACTACAACAACTATACAGCGATCGCACTACCAAAGTTTACTTCCTCCAAGGTCACGGCGAACATCCCATTACGGGTGGTGAAGGAGGTATCACGCAAGCAGTCCAAGGTTTAAGCGATAGAAATTACACCGCTACAGCCTTAAATCTCACCACCAACGCCAAAGTTCCTGATGATGCTAATGTTGTGGTGGTGGCTGGCCCGAAAAAGGAACTATTTCCAGCTGAAGTCAAAGCTTTACAAGATTATCTCAATCGTGGTGGTAACGTCCTACTCATGATTGACCCCAACACTAACCCTAACCTTAACAGCTTGCTACAAGAATGGGGTGTAAGTTTAGATAATCGTTTAGCCGTCGATGTCTCCGGTGCTGGTGTAGGACTTGGCCCTGCTGCACCCATCATTACAAGTTATGGTCAACATCCCATTACTAAAGATTTTGGTAACGGAATTTCTTTCTATCGCCTAGCTAGACCTTTGCAAATTACCCCCGTCGCTGGTGTACAGTCTACCCCTCTGTTGCAAACTAAACCCTATCCTGATAGTTGGGCAGAAAGCGACCTCCAAAGTGAGAAATTAGAGTTTAACCCCGATAAAGACATCAAAGGGCCTTTAACTTTAGGCGTAGCTTTAACCAAAAAAATCTCCACCACACCCCCAGTTACACCAACACCACAAAGTACAGCAACTCCCACCACATCACCTACACCTTTACCCACAACTACCACAGCTAGTCCAACACCAACACCAACCACACCACCCACACCACAAAGTACAGCAACTCCCACCACATCACCTACACCTTTACCCACAACTACAACTCAACCTAGTCCAACTCCCACTGCTACTTCCCCAGATGCACAACAGCCAGAAGCACCAGCCAAAGAGTCAAGGTTAGTAGTAATAGGAAACTCCGATTTTGCCACAGACAACATCTTCAAACAGCAACTCAATGGAGATGTCTTCCTCAACTCAGTCACCTGGCTAAGTCAGCAAGACCAACAACCACTTTCCATTCGACCCAAAGAACCCAAAAACCGCCGCATCAATATATCAATAGCCCAAGCCAACTTCCTCACTTTATCTGCGTTGATAGTTTTACCCCTAATTGGCTTTATTTCCGCCGCCGCAGTTTGGTGGAAACGTCGGTGA
- a CDS encoding ABC transporter ATP-binding protein, which produces MIEVEHLSKTYGSTPAITDVTFSVEPGEIVGFLGPNGAGKTTTMRILAGYLPASSGTAKIAGFDVHENSLAVRQRIGYLPETPPLYPEMTVEGFLHFVAHIKGIPAGDRAARVNVAIKRCNLQEKRRVIIRKLSKGYRQRVGIAQAIVHDPPAIILDEPTVGLDPRQIIEVRNLIKSLAGTHTVILSTHILPEVSMTCNRVTIINRGKVVATNTPENLMTQLTVGAGYELEIEGEAALAKQVLQNIADVSLVESVPVNYPRDNRAYLRVLSQPGREPGKDIATTLIRSGFNLHEMRRVSATLEDVFLQLTTEEKNVVTTDESAANEGEAA; this is translated from the coding sequence ATGATTGAAGTTGAACATCTGAGTAAAACTTACGGTTCTACCCCAGCGATTACTGATGTGACTTTTAGCGTCGAACCTGGGGAAATTGTAGGATTTCTGGGGCCAAATGGCGCAGGAAAAACCACAACTATGCGGATTTTGGCGGGTTATTTACCGGCGAGTAGCGGTACAGCCAAGATAGCAGGCTTTGATGTCCATGAAAATTCCCTGGCGGTGCGTCAACGCATCGGCTATTTACCAGAAACACCGCCGTTATATCCAGAGATGACGGTGGAGGGATTTTTGCATTTTGTCGCCCATATTAAAGGTATACCCGCAGGCGATCGCGCCGCTAGAGTGAATGTAGCCATCAAACGCTGTAACTTACAAGAAAAGCGGCGGGTAATTATTCGCAAATTATCTAAAGGATACCGCCAACGGGTGGGGATTGCTCAGGCGATTGTGCATGATCCTCCAGCCATCATTTTAGATGAACCTACCGTGGGACTTGACCCCAGGCAAATTATTGAAGTCCGCAACTTAATTAAAAGCCTCGCCGGAACACACACAGTCATCCTCTCTACCCACATTCTCCCAGAAGTCAGCATGACCTGTAACCGCGTCACCATCATTAATCGCGGTAAGGTAGTGGCAACCAATACACCAGAAAATTTGATGACACAGTTGACTGTTGGTGCAGGTTATGAGTTGGAAATTGAGGGAGAAGCCGCTTTAGCCAAACAAGTATTGCAAAATATCGCCGATGTCAGTTTAGTAGAATCTGTACCTGTAAATTATCCCAGAGACAACCGTGCTTACTTGCGGGTGTTGTCACAGCCAGGAAGGGAACCAGGAAAAGATATAGCCACAACCTTAATTCGGTCTGGATTTAATTTGCATGAAATGCGGCGTGTTAGTGCCACCCTCGAAGATGTATTCTTGCAACTAACCACAGAAGAGAAAAACGTAGTCACAACTGACGAATCAGCAGCTAACGAAGGAGAAGCAGCGTAA
- a CDS encoding polysaccharide biosynthesis tyrosine autokinase, which yields METQENYFSFDNYWHILKRRGLPATLVFIPVLLAALLAISYLRKPAYLAEAKIKLQRTNSTSTITSVGTQISKLEPLVQDNQTSPLNTEAEVIRSRPFVKITIKQLNLKNHQGHTLKIQDFLKNLKVEEVKGTDILRISYHDTNPETSVKVVNTLLEIYLEHHVYSLRSQAAASRKFIEKQLPNAELVLLQAEARLANFKEKHKVTNLQEELTKALEVITDLQKQINASQSKIADTEAQSQKIRQQLGMNSQQALQMTSISQTLGVQNIFQEIQQLEANLAARRVVLQDTHPQIIELTEKLSSLKQLLQQRIYQATNTNNFPANQNIQLSQLQQILSAKLVELESIRLGAVNQVATLSNLQVNYKKRLNSLPNLEQQQRQLERKVQAAQVTYSLLLEKLQESRIAENQNIGNASIIALAEVNEEPINSPVISYLLAGLLACLASLATVYILELKDKYLKTIDEVRALFGLTLLAVIPAVNRLRKYAEDSERLEYSDQRIIIRDFPRSPISEAYRMLRENLRFISADKQLKVIVVTSSVSQEGKSTVAANLATAIAQKEHQVLLIDADLHHPMQHKIWDINNSQGLSNVIVDQVGTTTAIKAVMEHLDVLTAGVVPPNPAALLDSKRMATLIDKFAAKYNFVIIDTPALNLAADAATLGQMADGVLLVVRPGVVDSVNANFAKEFIEKSGQNVLGMVVNGVIPQNERYSYYFAEEDYPQESIKVPLTTIGRRLSR from the coding sequence ATGGAAACCCAAGAAAACTATTTCTCTTTCGATAATTATTGGCACATATTAAAACGTCGTGGATTACCTGCAACATTGGTTTTTATACCTGTTTTATTGGCGGCTTTACTAGCTATATCTTATTTGAGAAAACCCGCTTATTTGGCAGAAGCCAAAATCAAGTTGCAAAGGACAAATAGCACCTCTACCATAACTAGTGTCGGAACACAGATAAGTAAATTAGAACCTTTAGTACAAGATAACCAAACTAGTCCTCTCAATACTGAAGCTGAGGTAATACGTTCCAGACCATTTGTAAAAATAACAATCAAACAACTTAATCTGAAAAATCATCAAGGTCATACTTTAAAAATACAAGATTTTCTCAAAAACCTCAAAGTTGAAGAAGTAAAAGGTACTGATATTCTGCGAATTTCTTACCATGATACTAATCCTGAAACTTCTGTAAAAGTTGTGAATACTCTCTTAGAAATATATTTAGAACATCATGTATATTCCTTGAGGAGTCAAGCCGCCGCATCTCGCAAATTTATCGAGAAACAACTGCCAAATGCAGAATTAGTGCTTCTACAAGCAGAAGCCAGATTAGCCAATTTTAAAGAAAAGCACAAAGTTACTAACCTACAAGAAGAATTAACCAAAGCACTAGAAGTTATTACAGACCTGCAAAAACAAATTAATGCTTCCCAATCTAAAATTGCTGATACTGAGGCACAATCTCAAAAAATTCGTCAACAACTCGGTATGAACTCACAACAGGCTTTACAGATGACTTCTATTAGCCAGACTTTAGGAGTACAGAATATTTTTCAAGAAATTCAACAACTAGAAGCTAATCTCGCCGCTAGACGTGTTGTTTTGCAAGACACACATCCACAAATTATTGAATTAACAGAGAAATTATCTTCATTAAAACAACTATTACAACAACGCATATACCAAGCTACAAATACAAATAATTTTCCAGCGAATCAGAACATACAATTGTCACAGTTACAGCAAATATTATCCGCCAAATTAGTAGAATTAGAGTCCATTCGTCTAGGTGCAGTCAATCAAGTTGCTACCTTATCTAATTTACAAGTGAATTATAAAAAACGGCTAAATAGTTTACCCAACTTAGAACAACAACAGCGTCAGTTAGAGCGCAAAGTACAAGCTGCTCAAGTTACCTATTCATTGCTGTTAGAAAAGCTACAAGAAAGCCGCATTGCAGAAAACCAGAATATAGGTAACGCCAGCATTATCGCTCTAGCCGAGGTAAATGAAGAACCGATCAATTCGCCAGTAATTTCATATTTACTGGCTGGTTTATTAGCTTGTCTAGCGTCTTTAGCAACTGTATATATTTTGGAATTAAAAGATAAATATCTTAAGACTATTGATGAGGTAAGAGCGTTATTCGGTTTGACTTTATTAGCTGTAATTCCTGCTGTTAATAGACTACGAAAATATGCTGAAGATAGTGAAAGATTAGAGTATTCTGACCAAAGAATTATTATTAGAGATTTTCCTCGCTCTCCTATCAGTGAAGCTTACCGGATGCTGAGAGAAAATCTAAGATTTATCAGTGCTGATAAACAGTTAAAAGTAATTGTTGTTACTAGTTCTGTATCTCAAGAAGGGAAGTCTACAGTAGCGGCTAACTTAGCGACAGCCATAGCACAAAAAGAACATCAAGTATTACTCATAGATGCAGATTTACATCACCCCATGCAGCACAAAATCTGGGATATCAATAATAGTCAGGGTCTGAGCAATGTGATTGTTGATCAAGTAGGTACAACAACAGCAATTAAAGCAGTTATGGAACATTTGGATGTCCTGACTGCTGGAGTAGTACCGCCTAATCCTGCTGCGCTTCTAGATTCAAAACGGATGGCGACTTTAATTGATAAATTTGCGGCTAAATACAACTTCGTAATTATTGATACTCCGGCTTTGAATCTTGCTGCTGATGCTGCTACTTTAGGGCAAATGGCTGATGGTGTTTTATTAGTAGTTCGTCCTGGAGTGGTAGATTCAGTTAACGCTAATTTTGCTAAGGAATTTATCGAAAAATCTGGTCAAAATGTTTTAGGAATGGTGGTGAATGGCGTGATTCCTCAAAATGAACGCTATAGTTATTACTTTGCTGAAGAAGATTATCCACAAGAAAGTATTAAGGTGCCTTTAACCACTATAGGCAGACGTTTATCCAGGTAA
- a CDS encoding DegT/DnrJ/EryC1/StrS aminotransferase family protein, with protein MNKFIPFALPDIGEQEIAEVVDSLRSGWLTTGPKTKRFEQDFAEFVGNGVEAIAVNSATSGLHLALEAIGIEPGDEVITTVHTFTATAEVIRYLGANPVFVDIDLTTLNIDVTKIEAAITSRTKAIMPVHFAGLACDMEAILQIAQKYQLKVIEDAAHAIPTTYQGQLIGSLNSDVTVYSFYATKTIATGEGGMLVTRNPEIAKRCRIMRLHGINRDAFDRYTATKPSWYYEIVAPGFKYNMTDIAASLGIHQLKKVWELQKQRKAIANRYDLELANLPLHLPAKPPNEDIHSWHLYVIRLDDSVKVSRNTFIAQMAAKGIGCSVHYIPLHLQPYWRDTYNLRTEQFPCASYAYERIVSLPIYTKMTESDQIRIIEIVKKNLNCSE; from the coding sequence ATGAACAAATTTATACCATTTGCGCTACCAGATATTGGTGAACAAGAAATTGCGGAAGTAGTTGATTCTCTGCGTTCTGGCTGGCTGACAACCGGGCCAAAAACCAAACGTTTTGAACAAGATTTTGCGGAATTTGTGGGTAATGGTGTAGAAGCGATCGCTGTTAATTCTGCGACATCTGGATTACATCTGGCTTTAGAAGCCATAGGAATTGAGCCAGGAGATGAAGTCATTACTACGGTGCATACTTTCACTGCTACCGCAGAGGTGATTCGTTACTTGGGGGCTAATCCTGTCTTTGTTGATATTGATCTGACGACTTTGAATATTGACGTTACCAAAATTGAGGCGGCGATTACTTCTCGAACAAAAGCTATTATGCCTGTGCATTTTGCGGGATTGGCTTGTGATATGGAGGCAATTTTGCAGATTGCTCAAAAGTATCAATTGAAAGTCATCGAAGATGCCGCCCATGCTATCCCAACCACCTATCAAGGTCAACTGATTGGTAGCTTAAATAGTGATGTGACAGTCTACAGCTTTTATGCCACCAAAACTATTGCCACAGGGGAAGGAGGGATGTTAGTCACTCGTAACCCCGAAATCGCCAAAAGATGCCGCATCATGCGCTTGCATGGGATTAATCGGGATGCGTTTGACCGCTACACTGCAACTAAACCCTCATGGTACTACGAGATAGTTGCCCCAGGGTTCAAATATAATATGACCGATATTGCAGCTTCCCTGGGTATCCATCAGTTGAAAAAAGTCTGGGAACTACAAAAACAGCGAAAAGCGATCGCCAATCGCTATGATTTAGAACTAGCGAACTTGCCATTACATCTCCCCGCAAAACCTCCTAACGAAGACATTCACTCTTGGCACCTCTACGTAATTCGTTTAGACGACTCTGTAAAAGTCAGTCGCAATACCTTTATTGCACAAATGGCTGCAAAAGGAATTGGTTGTAGTGTCCATTATATTCCTTTGCACTTGCAACCTTACTGGCGTGATACTTATAACCTCCGCACAGAACAATTTCCTTGCGCCTCATATGCCTATGAACGCATAGTTAGTTTACCAATCTACACAAAAATGACCGAATCCGATCAAATTCGCATCATTGAAATTGTCAAGAAAAATTTAAATTGCTCTGAATAA
- a CDS encoding DUF4340 domain-containing protein: MKLPKTTLILVVLALGLGGFVYFYEIQGATQRQEAKENQQKIFSFAEDDVQALTVKTAKLTLNLERNTQPNPKWLLKSPVSEPANDAIVSYLMDLLVKGKSDRTVPTPPNQLGEFGLDKPQATIDIKLKNQKNHQIILGKSNFNRSFIYAQVDPTTPNNGNINVLLVSTDFENAVNRELSEWKQPQTPVQPQPTPNTPQPTPTQSQ; this comes from the coding sequence ATGAAACTACCAAAAACGACATTAATTTTAGTAGTGCTGGCGTTGGGTTTGGGTGGGTTTGTCTACTTCTATGAAATTCAAGGTGCAACTCAACGTCAGGAAGCTAAGGAAAATCAGCAGAAAATTTTCTCGTTCGCTGAAGATGATGTGCAGGCTTTGACGGTTAAAACTGCAAAGCTAACCCTGAATTTAGAACGCAACACCCAACCTAACCCTAAATGGTTGCTGAAGTCTCCGGTGTCAGAGCCAGCAAATGATGCTATTGTGTCTTATTTAATGGATTTGTTAGTTAAAGGTAAGAGCGATCGCACTGTTCCTACCCCCCCTAATCAACTTGGGGAATTTGGCTTAGACAAACCCCAAGCTACTATTGATATCAAACTGAAGAATCAAAAAAATCACCAAATTATTTTGGGTAAATCTAACTTTAATCGTAGTTTTATCTACGCTCAAGTTGACCCCACTACACCCAATAATGGTAATATCAATGTGCTGCTAGTCTCTACCGACTTTGAAAACGCAGTTAATCGCGAATTATCTGAGTGGAAACAACCTCAAACTCCGGTACAACCACAGCCTACACCAAATACACCTCAACCTACTCCCACTCAAAGTCAGTAA